One Arthrobacter sp. FW306-07-I genomic window carries:
- a CDS encoding SCO4848 family membrane protein: protein MQLPVFAALVLIVAGVWSLVVWPQFLRRVMKDPRARDAAGKATKFLTVHVVLVSISMVLGLATAVIGVLGLLG from the coding sequence ATGCAACTTCCGGTCTTCGCTGCGCTGGTCCTCATCGTCGCCGGCGTCTGGTCCCTGGTGGTCTGGCCGCAGTTCCTGCGCCGCGTCATGAAGGATCCGCGTGCCCGCGACGCCGCCGGCAAGGCAACGAAGTTCCTGACCGTCCATGTGGTGCTGGTGAGCATCTCGATGGTGCTGGGACTTGCCACTGCCGTGATCGGCGTCCTCGGCCTGCTGGGCTGA
- a CDS encoding DUF2505 domain-containing protein: MALSATTTLPHSVDSVAAVLVNEDFQRHVSQLVGGSLESFTLDGDIAGAFNTTSVRTLPTNRLPEIARKFVGEHLKVTQVENWEAPAADGSRQSNISLKIAGAPVDVTAVQRLVADAGGTRVELEGAVKSSVPFLGGKIADAAEPMVAKALNLQAAQAQAWLESH; encoded by the coding sequence ATGGCGCTGAGCGCAACCACCACCCTTCCGCACTCCGTTGACAGCGTTGCCGCTGTGCTGGTGAACGAGGATTTCCAGCGCCACGTCAGCCAGCTGGTGGGCGGCAGCCTGGAGTCCTTCACCCTTGACGGGGACATTGCAGGAGCCTTCAACACCACGTCCGTGCGCACCCTTCCCACCAATCGGCTCCCTGAGATCGCCCGCAAGTTTGTTGGTGAGCACCTCAAGGTGACCCAGGTGGAAAACTGGGAAGCCCCCGCCGCGGACGGCTCACGCCAGAGCAACATCTCGCTGAAGATCGCCGGCGCCCCCGTGGACGTCACCGCCGTCCAGCGGCTCGTGGCCGACGCCGGCGGAACCCGAGTGGAGCTGGAGGGCGCCGTGAAGTCCTCCGTCCCGTTCCTGGGCGGCAAGATCGCCGATGCGGCCGAGCCGATGGTGGCCAAGGCACTGAACCTGCAGGCCGCACAGGCCCAGGCCTGGCTGGAAAGCCACTAG
- a CDS encoding SDR family oxidoreductase: protein MTDMNAQATPKHATPKSVLVTGATGYIGGRLVPRLLEAGHQVKVLVRSPDKIAGVPWRDKVEVVESSLDDGDALREALSGVDVFYYLVHSMAAGAGFEAKEKAMAATAAEAAAAAGVGRIVYLGGLHPQDVKLSTHMRSREAVGKVFLDSPVDAIVFQAGVVIGSGSASFEMIRHLSETLPLMPAPSWVRNRIEAIAVRDVLYYLVSAASLEGPINRTFDIGCRQVLTYAGMMKEYAAEAGLPYRVVLALPVPAPKLAGMWVALTTPIPLSMAVPLVQSLQHDAVSNEHDIDQYIPQPDGGLTPYRTAVALALGKERDGQVETTWASAGADSDPLPSDPEWAGHKVYIDERTFHGDVDPAHVWTIIEGIGGRNGWYSLPLAWQVRGWLDKLTGGAGLLRGRRHPHTLAAGEVVDWWRVERIERGKLLRLRAEMRAPGRAWLELSVEPDGGGSRYRQRAIFFPKGLSGRLYWLAVLPFHSLIFPAMARNITAAAQKLADADRAGVTP, encoded by the coding sequence ATGACCGATATGAATGCCCAGGCAACACCCAAGCACGCAACACCAAAGAGCGTCCTTGTCACCGGTGCCACCGGCTACATCGGCGGACGGCTTGTACCCCGGCTGCTGGAGGCAGGCCACCAGGTGAAGGTGCTGGTCCGCTCCCCTGACAAGATCGCCGGGGTCCCGTGGCGCGACAAAGTGGAGGTGGTGGAAAGCAGCCTTGACGACGGCGACGCCCTCCGCGAAGCCCTTTCCGGCGTCGACGTCTTCTATTACCTGGTGCACTCCATGGCCGCGGGCGCGGGATTCGAAGCGAAGGAAAAGGCAATGGCTGCCACCGCGGCGGAGGCCGCGGCCGCCGCCGGGGTGGGCCGGATCGTGTACTTGGGCGGGCTGCACCCGCAGGACGTAAAGCTCTCCACCCACATGCGGTCGCGGGAGGCAGTGGGCAAGGTTTTCCTGGACAGCCCGGTGGACGCCATCGTGTTCCAGGCCGGGGTGGTGATCGGGTCCGGCTCCGCCTCCTTCGAGATGATCCGCCACCTCTCCGAAACACTGCCGCTGATGCCGGCTCCCAGCTGGGTGCGCAACAGGATCGAGGCCATTGCCGTACGGGACGTGCTGTATTACCTGGTGTCCGCCGCCTCCCTCGAAGGCCCGATCAACCGGACCTTCGACATCGGCTGCCGGCAGGTGCTCACTTACGCGGGGATGATGAAGGAGTATGCCGCGGAAGCGGGCCTGCCGTACCGGGTGGTGCTGGCGCTGCCGGTCCCGGCTCCCAAGCTGGCAGGCATGTGGGTGGCGCTGACCACCCCCATTCCCCTCTCCATGGCCGTGCCCCTGGTGCAGTCGCTGCAGCATGACGCGGTGTCCAACGAGCATGACATCGACCAGTACATTCCACAGCCCGACGGTGGCCTGACCCCCTACCGGACGGCGGTGGCCCTGGCGCTGGGCAAGGAGCGGGACGGCCAGGTGGAAACCACCTGGGCCAGCGCCGGCGCCGACTCCGATCCCCTTCCCAGCGACCCCGAGTGGGCAGGGCACAAGGTGTACATCGACGAGCGGACCTTCCACGGGGACGTGGACCCGGCACATGTCTGGACCATTATCGAGGGCATCGGCGGGCGCAACGGCTGGTATTCGCTGCCCCTGGCCTGGCAGGTCCGGGGGTGGCTGGACAAGCTCACGGGCGGCGCCGGGCTGCTGCGGGGCCGCCGGCACCCCCACACGCTGGCAGCCGGAGAAGTGGTGGACTGGTGGCGGGTGGAGCGGATCGAGCGCGGAAAGCTGCTGCGGCTGCGGGCTGAGATGCGGGCACCGGGACGGGCATGGCTGGAGCTGTCCGTGGAGCCCGACGGCGGCGGCAGCCGGTACCGGCAGCGCGCCATCTTCTTCCCCAAAGGCCTGAGCGGACGGCTCTACTGGCTGGCCGTGCTTCCCTTCCACAGCCTGATCTTCCCGGCCATGGCACGGAACATCACAGCGGCGGCGCAGAAATTGGCCGATGCGGACCGGGCCGGGGTAACCCCGTAG
- the mfd gene encoding transcription-repair coupling factor — protein sequence MSLPGQSAAGTSSTGTSSTPSLDGLRRALEPDTTFARVRAEAARGFAVRGQDYQISAPAGLRPVLLAEMADGLAAAAQAENPDGAGPGVVLAVTATGREAEDLSAALRAYLPADSVAEFPSWETLPHERLSPRSDTVGRRLSVLRRLAHPESSTAGRLRVVVAPVRAVVQPVVAGLGDLVPVTLKVGQDVPFTDVVRSLADAAYARVDMVTHRGEFAVRGGIIDVFPPTEDHPIRVEFFGDEVDQMRWFAVADQRSLSAPGIHHPTELHAPPCREILITPAVMSRAATLKSQLPAAADMLEKIAGGIAVEGMESLAPVLVDAMVPFVDQLPADSIAVVIEPEKVRTRAHDLAATNEEFLEAAWSTASDGGAAPLDLSSQASAALHSASFRSLAETRSSSLAHGVSWWSITSLAQDAELLPEIDVLNLHAREPRGYQGDVAEMMDFIGSHVRDQWRIVVATEGPGPAQRLAELFHENDIPCARVDSLDHEPQPGIIEVTTAAVGRGFVLDGLKLGLLTEADLLGRTSAGSTKDMRRMPSKRRNAVDPLQLVAGDHVVHEQHGIGRFVELIQRKVAGGGDGVREYLVLEYAPAKRGGPGDRLFVPTDQLDQVTRYVGGDTPVLSKMGGADWASTKSKARKAVKEIAGELIRLYSARMASRGHAFGPDTPWQRELEEAFPYVETPDQLTTINEVKADMEREIPMDRLVSGDVGYGKTEIAVRAAFKAVQDGKQVAVLVPTTLLAQQHYETFTERFSGFPLRVKPLSRFQTAKEAKETAEGVKSGAVDIVIGTHRLLAKDFEFKDLGLVIVDEEQRFGVEHKEALKKMRTNVDVLAMSATPIPRTLEMSLTGIRETSTLATPPEERHPVLTYVGPYTDKQTSAAIRRELMREGQVFLVHNRVSTIERTAAKIRELVPEARVEVAHGKMSESRLEQIIVDFWERRFDVLVCTTIIETGLDISNANTLIVDGADKYGLSQLHQLRGRVGRGRERAYAYFLYPSEKPLGEVALERLKAVAAHNELGAGMQLAMKDLEIRGAGNLLGGEQSGHIQGVGFDLYIRLVGEAVADFRGEAEEKAAEMKIELPVNAHLPHDYVPGERLRLEAYRKLAAALTNEAIDEVQAELVDRYGELPLPAQNLVAVARFRVGAREAGLSDVALQGNFIKFSPATLPESKTMRLNRMYPGSQSKPALDAVLIPKPKTARIGGRDLQDAEILEWANGVIRNIFSDAPLAVS from the coding sequence ATGAGTCTTCCCGGCCAGTCCGCAGCCGGCACATCCAGCACGGGCACCTCCAGCACTCCTTCGCTGGACGGCCTGCGCCGCGCACTTGAGCCGGATACGACCTTCGCGCGCGTCCGCGCCGAGGCCGCCCGGGGCTTTGCCGTCCGCGGCCAGGATTACCAGATCAGTGCTCCGGCCGGCCTGCGCCCGGTGCTGTTGGCCGAGATGGCGGACGGGCTTGCGGCTGCCGCCCAGGCAGAGAACCCGGACGGCGCGGGCCCGGGCGTAGTGCTGGCGGTGACGGCGACAGGCCGCGAGGCAGAAGACCTGTCCGCCGCCCTGCGCGCCTACCTTCCGGCGGATTCCGTGGCTGAGTTCCCCAGCTGGGAGACCCTCCCGCATGAGCGGCTTTCGCCCCGTTCCGACACCGTTGGCCGCCGGCTCTCCGTTCTGCGCCGGCTGGCACATCCGGAAAGCTCGACGGCGGGCCGGCTGCGCGTCGTCGTCGCGCCCGTCCGCGCCGTGGTCCAGCCGGTGGTGGCCGGCCTGGGCGACCTGGTTCCGGTCACGCTGAAGGTGGGCCAGGACGTTCCGTTCACCGACGTGGTGAGGAGCCTGGCCGACGCCGCATACGCCCGGGTGGACATGGTGACCCACCGCGGCGAGTTCGCTGTCCGCGGCGGCATCATCGACGTCTTCCCGCCCACCGAAGACCACCCCATCCGCGTGGAGTTTTTCGGCGACGAGGTGGACCAGATGCGATGGTTTGCCGTCGCCGACCAGCGCTCGCTGTCCGCACCCGGCATCCACCACCCCACGGAACTGCACGCCCCTCCTTGCCGTGAAATCCTCATCACCCCTGCCGTGATGTCCCGCGCCGCCACCCTGAAGTCCCAGCTTCCTGCCGCGGCGGACATGCTGGAGAAGATCGCCGGCGGCATCGCCGTGGAAGGCATGGAATCCCTGGCCCCGGTGCTGGTGGATGCCATGGTGCCGTTCGTGGACCAGCTGCCGGCCGATTCCATCGCCGTGGTGATTGAACCGGAGAAGGTGCGCACCCGCGCCCACGACCTCGCTGCCACCAACGAGGAATTCCTTGAGGCGGCGTGGTCCACGGCGTCCGACGGCGGGGCGGCACCTTTGGACCTCAGCTCCCAGGCCAGCGCGGCGCTTCATTCGGCCAGCTTCCGCTCGCTGGCCGAAACCCGTTCGTCGTCCCTGGCGCACGGGGTGTCCTGGTGGTCCATCACGTCCCTGGCGCAGGACGCGGAGTTGCTGCCCGAGATCGACGTGCTGAATCTGCACGCCCGGGAGCCCCGCGGCTACCAGGGCGATGTGGCGGAAATGATGGATTTCATTGGTTCGCACGTCCGCGACCAGTGGCGGATCGTGGTGGCCACCGAAGGCCCCGGTCCGGCCCAGCGCCTGGCCGAGCTGTTCCACGAAAACGATATCCCCTGTGCCCGGGTGGACAGCCTTGACCACGAACCCCAGCCGGGCATCATCGAGGTGACCACTGCCGCCGTCGGCCGTGGTTTTGTCCTGGACGGGCTCAAGCTGGGCCTGCTCACCGAAGCCGACCTGCTGGGCCGCACCTCCGCCGGGTCCACCAAGGACATGCGGCGGATGCCCTCCAAGCGGCGCAACGCTGTCGACCCACTGCAGTTGGTGGCGGGGGACCATGTGGTGCACGAACAGCACGGCATTGGCCGGTTCGTGGAACTGATCCAGCGCAAGGTTGCCGGCGGTGGCGACGGAGTCCGCGAATACCTGGTGCTGGAGTACGCGCCGGCCAAGCGCGGCGGGCCCGGCGACCGCCTGTTCGTGCCTACGGACCAGCTGGACCAGGTGACCCGTTATGTGGGTGGCGACACCCCGGTGCTGAGCAAGATGGGCGGCGCGGACTGGGCCAGCACCAAGTCAAAGGCCCGCAAGGCCGTCAAGGAGATCGCCGGCGAACTGATCCGGCTGTACTCGGCCCGCATGGCCTCCCGCGGCCACGCTTTCGGCCCCGACACTCCGTGGCAGCGCGAACTGGAGGAAGCGTTCCCCTATGTGGAAACGCCGGACCAGCTGACCACCATCAACGAGGTCAAGGCTGACATGGAGCGGGAGATCCCCATGGACCGGCTGGTGTCCGGCGATGTGGGCTACGGCAAGACCGAGATCGCGGTGCGGGCCGCGTTCAAGGCGGTGCAGGACGGCAAGCAGGTGGCCGTGCTGGTGCCCACCACGTTGCTGGCCCAGCAGCACTACGAAACCTTCACCGAACGGTTCTCCGGCTTCCCCCTGCGGGTGAAGCCGCTGTCCCGGTTCCAGACGGCCAAGGAAGCGAAGGAAACGGCGGAGGGCGTCAAGAGCGGCGCCGTGGACATCGTGATCGGCACGCACCGGCTGCTGGCCAAGGACTTCGAGTTCAAGGACCTGGGCCTGGTGATCGTGGACGAGGAACAGCGGTTCGGCGTTGAGCACAAGGAAGCGCTGAAGAAGATGCGCACCAACGTGGACGTCCTGGCCATGAGCGCCACCCCGATTCCCCGCACCCTGGAAATGTCCCTCACGGGCATCCGCGAAACCTCCACCCTGGCTACTCCGCCGGAGGAGCGGCACCCGGTGCTGACCTACGTGGGCCCGTACACGGACAAGCAGACCTCCGCCGCGATCCGCCGCGAGCTGATGCGCGAAGGCCAGGTGTTCCTGGTGCATAACCGGGTGTCCACTATTGAGCGGACCGCGGCCAAGATCCGCGAACTGGTGCCCGAGGCCCGGGTGGAGGTGGCGCACGGCAAGATGTCCGAGAGCCGCCTGGAGCAAATCATCGTGGACTTCTGGGAGCGGCGCTTCGACGTGCTGGTGTGCACCACCATCATCGAGACCGGCCTGGACATCTCCAACGCCAACACCCTGATCGTGGACGGGGCGGACAAGTACGGCCTGTCCCAGCTCCACCAGCTTCGCGGCCGTGTGGGCCGTGGCCGCGAACGCGCCTATGCGTACTTCCTGTACCCCTCGGAAAAACCCTTGGGCGAGGTGGCGCTGGAACGGCTCAAGGCCGTTGCTGCGCACAACGAACTGGGCGCCGGCATGCAGCTGGCCATGAAGGACCTGGAGATCCGCGGCGCCGGCAACCTGCTGGGCGGTGAACAGTCAGGCCACATCCAAGGGGTGGGCTTCGACCTGTACATCCGCCTGGTGGGCGAAGCCGTGGCGGACTTCCGCGGCGAAGCCGAAGAAAAGGCCGCGGAGATGAAGATCGAGCTGCCGGTCAACGCGCACCTGCCGCACGACTACGTTCCCGGCGAGCGGCTGCGCCTGGAGGCCTACCGGAAACTCGCGGCCGCCCTCACCAACGAGGCCATCGATGAGGTGCAGGCAGAACTCGTGGACCGCTACGGCGAACTTCCGCTGCCGGCCCAGAACCTGGTGGCCGTGGCACGGTTCCGGGTCGGTGCCCGCGAAGCGGGCCTGTCCGACGTCGCACTCCAGGGCAACTTCATCAAGTTCTCCCCGGCCACGCTGCCGGAGTCCAAGACCATGCGCCTGAACCGGATGTACCCGGGCTCGCAGTCCAAGCCTGCCCTGGACGCGGTGCTTATTCCGAAGCCCAAGACGGCGCGGATCGGGGGCCGGGACCTGCAGGACGCCGAGATCCTGGAGTGGGCCAACGGCGTGATCCGGAACATCTTCTCCGATGCCCCATTGGCGGTGAGCTAG
- a CDS encoding metal-dependent hydrolase has protein sequence MGGHHAASGAAAWVAVASTGPYTLGWYPLDPTGILIGGMATAGTALVCDWDHRSSTVAHALPPLSNAIARGIENASGGHRQGTHSILGAAAFVFLAGLASQVHMDTGWGRLSVGAGLLCMFLINIAAKALKLFPKSGFISNWIFALVMAGLVTVYAPEQWTWLPTSMLIGVVVHIVGDLITTGGVPLLWPLVVRPPKMLRRMPLLRNVWRANGALSVPLLGRAGSKREWLVLIPVSAYAMVGMTMAGWAIAQHHWGRVAAAAGAWIRLWF, from the coding sequence ATGGGAGGACACCACGCCGCGTCGGGAGCCGCGGCGTGGGTAGCTGTTGCGTCCACCGGCCCCTACACCCTGGGCTGGTACCCGCTTGATCCCACCGGGATCCTCATCGGCGGCATGGCCACTGCCGGCACGGCCCTGGTCTGCGACTGGGACCACCGTTCAAGCACGGTGGCCCATGCACTGCCGCCGCTGTCCAACGCGATAGCGCGCGGCATTGAAAACGCCAGCGGCGGCCACCGGCAGGGCACGCATTCCATTCTGGGGGCGGCGGCGTTCGTATTCCTGGCCGGCCTGGCATCCCAGGTCCACATGGACACCGGCTGGGGCCGACTGTCCGTCGGCGCCGGCCTGCTGTGCATGTTCCTGATCAACATCGCAGCGAAGGCGCTGAAACTCTTTCCCAAAAGCGGCTTTATCTCGAACTGGATCTTCGCGTTGGTCATGGCCGGCCTGGTCACCGTCTACGCGCCGGAGCAGTGGACATGGCTGCCCACCTCGATGCTGATCGGGGTTGTGGTGCACATCGTGGGCGACCTCATCACCACCGGGGGAGTGCCGCTGCTTTGGCCTCTGGTGGTCCGGCCACCCAAAATGCTGCGCCGCATGCCCCTGCTGCGGAACGTATGGCGGGCCAACGGCGCCTTGTCCGTACCCCTCCTGGGGCGGGCGGGTTCCAAGCGGGAGTGGCTGGTGCTGATCCCGGTCAGCGCCTACGCGATGGTGGGCATGACCATGGCCGGGTGGGCCATCGCCCAGCACCACTGGGGCCGTGTGGCCGCTGCGGCGGGTGCCTGGATCAGGCTCTGGTTCTAG
- the deoC gene encoding deoxyribose-phosphate aldolase, with protein MSNEATVHAGNPEAAGAANIASYIDHTLLKPEASEADVLKVCAEAAEYKFKSVCVNPIWVKAVTKALKGSGVLTCSVVGFPLGATPTDVKSFEARGAVLDGADEVDMVINIAAARANDKGALTDDIAGVAETVHAGGAILKVIIETALLTDEQKVLACQAAVEGGADFVKTSTGFNGGGATVEDVALMRRTVGPDLGVKASGGVRSLADAQAMIAAGATRIGASSGIAIVKGEQGSAAY; from the coding sequence ATGAGCAACGAAGCCACCGTGCACGCAGGCAACCCTGAGGCGGCCGGAGCCGCGAACATCGCCTCCTACATCGACCACACGCTGCTCAAGCCCGAAGCGTCGGAAGCCGACGTGCTGAAAGTGTGCGCAGAGGCGGCCGAGTACAAGTTCAAGTCCGTATGCGTGAACCCGATTTGGGTCAAGGCTGTTACCAAGGCGCTCAAGGGCTCGGGCGTCCTCACCTGCTCCGTGGTGGGCTTCCCCCTGGGGGCCACACCCACGGACGTGAAGTCGTTCGAAGCCCGCGGTGCGGTGCTGGACGGCGCCGATGAGGTGGACATGGTGATCAACATCGCCGCCGCACGGGCGAACGACAAGGGTGCCTTGACCGACGACATCGCAGGTGTGGCCGAGACCGTGCATGCGGGCGGGGCCATCCTGAAGGTCATCATCGAAACTGCCCTCCTGACAGACGAGCAAAAGGTGCTGGCCTGCCAGGCGGCGGTGGAAGGCGGAGCAGACTTCGTGAAAACCTCCACGGGCTTCAACGGCGGCGGCGCCACCGTCGAGGACGTAGCCCTGATGCGCAGGACAGTAGGCCCTGACCTGGGGGTCAAGGCCTCCGGTGGCGTACGGTCCCTGGCCGACGCGCAGGCTATGATTGCAGCAGGTGCAACACGAATTGGTGCCAGCTCCGGAATTGCCATTGTCAAGGGTGAACAGGGTTCAGCCGCCTACTGA
- a CDS encoding FAD-dependent oxidoreductase, with translation MSAPAPSQSSSTATRIVIAGAGPAAQALVAQLDRARFTGTITVLSNRDDAPEELLELAMLPQVSVRFGQPASHIDAANRTVATADGMEFAYDQLVIATGSAPVASPVEGAAQCLSYATIDDAPRVAKGVQKVALELGRRPVGILVGTGAAAGQAEAVLRAKGVRPIRTTARPAAIVPAVVSGPASRVSASAVVFEDGSSMTGDLVVLAEERVSRDGLAASAGLQTAAAGGIVISRDYRTSVPGIWAIGDAAAFDGVRLGLLVAAASAAGTCATQLLSAASAAPALQAAA, from the coding sequence ATGTCCGCTCCGGCACCCTCCCAGTCCTCATCCACCGCAACCCGCATCGTCATCGCCGGTGCCGGACCCGCTGCCCAGGCCCTGGTGGCGCAACTGGACCGGGCCCGGTTCACCGGCACCATCACCGTGCTGAGCAACCGCGACGACGCCCCCGAGGAACTGCTGGAGCTGGCCATGCTCCCCCAGGTCTCCGTCCGGTTCGGCCAGCCCGCCAGCCACATCGACGCTGCCAACCGCACCGTGGCCACTGCTGACGGCATGGAATTCGCCTACGACCAGCTGGTGATTGCCACCGGATCAGCCCCCGTGGCCAGCCCGGTGGAGGGTGCCGCGCAGTGCCTGAGCTATGCCACCATCGACGACGCACCACGCGTCGCAAAGGGCGTGCAGAAGGTGGCCCTGGAGCTGGGCAGGCGCCCCGTGGGAATCCTGGTCGGGACCGGTGCGGCGGCAGGACAGGCCGAGGCAGTCCTGCGGGCCAAAGGCGTACGTCCCATCCGCACCACCGCCCGGCCGGCCGCCATCGTCCCTGCCGTCGTGTCCGGTCCAGCTTCCCGCGTATCCGCATCCGCGGTGGTCTTCGAAGACGGCAGCAGCATGACCGGGGACCTGGTCGTTTTAGCGGAGGAGCGCGTCTCCCGGGACGGCCTGGCCGCCAGCGCAGGCCTGCAGACGGCGGCAGCTGGCGGCATCGTCATCAGCCGCGACTACCGCACCTCGGTGCCGGGGATTTGGGCGATCGGGGACGCCGCAGCGTTCGACGGCGTGCGGCTGGGGCTGCTGGTGGCAGCCGCTTCAGCGGCGGGCACCTGTGCAACGCAACTGCTGTCGGCCGCTTCGGCTGCGCCCGCCCTGCAGGCGGCTGCCTGA
- a CDS encoding uroporphyrinogen-III synthase: MTALAPVEQTQAEPTQAEAAPDAAESPLEGFRIGVTSDRRSRDLIEALERRGAEVLHAPALKIAPVQEDMRLIEDTRAIIAAKPDLCIATTAYGMRRWCEAADSFGIGDELLETLGNCRMFVRGPKARGAVRAAGLADVGISSDETTATLVDMLLAEGVRGKTVAMQLHGYTDVRQIERLRMSGATVLTVTPYRWVKPDGEDRLPRLIEAACSGNLDVLTFTSAPAVDAMWSTAHEMGLYKQLVESLKLNVTTAVVGPVTAQPLLDAGITPLIPERFRMGALIRLVCEHLALNHVRRLETRSGNIELRGRCLRIDGQQVELAPAPLLLLRALLGAGGAVLSRESLSDLLELRGSVHALDMTVSRLRSSLPDGRLIETVVKRGYRIRV; encoded by the coding sequence ATGACTGCACTTGCACCGGTTGAACAAACGCAGGCCGAACCAACGCAGGCAGAAGCTGCTCCGGATGCCGCCGAGTCGCCGCTGGAGGGGTTCCGTATCGGCGTCACCTCTGACCGGCGGTCCCGGGACCTCATTGAGGCCCTGGAACGCCGCGGCGCCGAAGTCCTGCACGCGCCGGCGCTGAAGATCGCTCCCGTCCAGGAGGACATGCGCCTCATAGAAGACACCCGGGCCATCATCGCAGCCAAGCCGGACCTCTGTATCGCCACCACCGCTTACGGGATGCGCCGGTGGTGCGAGGCCGCGGACTCCTTTGGCATCGGCGACGAACTGTTGGAAACCCTCGGGAACTGCCGCATGTTCGTCCGGGGACCCAAAGCCCGCGGTGCCGTGCGGGCAGCCGGCCTTGCCGACGTCGGCATCAGCAGCGACGAAACCACCGCCACCCTGGTGGACATGCTGCTTGCTGAAGGCGTCCGCGGCAAGACTGTCGCCATGCAGCTGCACGGCTACACCGACGTGCGGCAGATCGAGCGGCTGCGGATGTCCGGCGCCACGGTCCTGACCGTCACGCCGTACCGCTGGGTGAAACCCGACGGCGAGGACCGGCTGCCCCGCTTGATCGAGGCTGCCTGCAGCGGAAACCTCGACGTCCTGACCTTCACCAGCGCCCCCGCTGTCGATGCCATGTGGAGCACCGCGCACGAGATGGGCCTGTATAAGCAGTTGGTGGAGAGCCTGAAACTGAACGTCACCACCGCCGTGGTGGGTCCCGTGACCGCGCAGCCGCTCCTGGACGCCGGCATCACACCGCTGATCCCCGAACGTTTCCGCATGGGCGCCCTCATCCGCCTGGTGTGCGAGCACCTTGCGCTGAACCACGTCCGCCGGCTGGAGACGCGCTCCGGAAACATCGAGCTCCGCGGCCGCTGCCTCCGCATCGACGGCCAGCAGGTGGAACTGGCGCCCGCTCCCCTGCTGCTCCTGCGCGCCCTGCTGGGTGCAGGCGGCGCAGTCCTGTCCCGTGAATCGCTCTCCGACCTGCTGGAACTCCGGGGATCCGTGCACGCGCTGGACATGACGGTGAGCAGGCTGCGTTCGTCGCTGCCGGACGGCAGGCTTATTGAGACCGTGGTCAAGCGCGGGTACCGGATCCGCGTCTAG